A portion of the Acanthopagrus latus isolate v.2019 chromosome 21, fAcaLat1.1, whole genome shotgun sequence genome contains these proteins:
- the asap1a gene encoding arf-GAP with SH3 domain, ANK repeat and PH domain-containing protein 1a isoform X1 encodes MMPDQISVCEFLSETTEDYNSPTTSSFTTRLQSCRNTVSILEEALDQDRSSLQKVKKSVKSIYSSGTEHAGNQESFSQALERLGGNNPELGAAFVKFSCLVKDLASLLKNLLQSLSHNVVFTLDSLLKGDLKGVKGDLKKPFDKAWKDYETKLSKIEKEKREHAKQHGMIRTEITGAEVAEEMEKERRLFQLQMCEYLIKVNEIKTKKGVDLLQNLIKYYHAQCSFFQDGLKTADKLKQYIEKLAADLFNIKQSQDEEKKQLTTLRDLIKSCLQLDQRESRRDSQSKQTGYSMHQLQGNKEFGSEKRGYLLKKSDGLRKVWQRRKCSVKSCTLTISHATSNRQPVRLNLLTCQVKPSAEDKKCFDLISHNRTYHFQAEDESEFVSWVSVLTNSKEEALNVAFQGGGQSSGVEEEELTKSIIDEVLRSPGNDACCDCGAAGPRWISTNLGVLTCIECSGIHREMGVHVSRIQSLELDKLGTSELLLAKNVGNCSFNDIMEAGLLSLKPTPSSDMTARKEFINAKYIDRQFVRRTISMASSGLEEVCEAVQSRDLLSIIQLYAEGVELLQPLPEPGQEAGETALHHCVRTADQSSLHLVDFLVQNSGNLDGQTDGGNTALHYCCLYNKPQCVKLLLRGKPDLHITNQSGETALDIARRLKNAQCEEPLVEAVSGRFNPHVHVEYEWNLRLDELDESDDELDDKPSPVKRERSLRPQSFCPASSASSQDKLSLPACFVPPHRDKLRLSYGAFANPVYSTSSDNPPSPGPDTSGPTPAARSQGKGPTTAPPTSLPLTSQISGGGGSWAAGGGSSTLKKRPPPPPPGHKRTLSDPPSPVLQGPSGKGSEQTPPPGSRSKFEGIQQQQSTTSSNTKSTLGPRVLPKLPQKVALRKIDTVHLPSVDKSIPPPDLLHKPSSSSQPDPQKSPPFIDASPKPSPTQVDSTQRAPLAEKPQLSDLPPKPHLSDLPPKPLLRDLPPKPQITDLPPKPALRNKSGNTPVAKETQGSKMAVLAESQSSNLQGELSPQLVADGDDELPAGATETPIPLPRKINSVKNKIRRVKTIYDCQADNDDELTFTEGEVIIVTGEEDPEWWGCAGVGSSELAGLRSSGTTTHRCTRSPSQVRLCHGTVLKVD; translated from the exons ATGATGCCGGACCAGATCTCAGTGTGTGAGTTCCTGTCCGAGACCACCGAGGACTACAACTCCCCCACCACGTCCAGCTTCACCACccggctgcagagctgcaggaacacCGTCAGCATCCTGGAAGAG gCTCTGGATCAGGACCGCTCATCGCTGCAGAAGGTGAAGAAGTCTGTTAAATCGATCTACAGCTCAGGAACAG AGCATGCTGGGAACCAGGAGAGCTTCAGTCAGGCTCTGGAGCGACTGGGAGGAAACAACCCTGAACTCGGAGCAGCCTTCGTTAAGTTTTCCTGCCTTGTTAAAGACCTCGCCTCTCTGCTCAAAAACCTG CTGCAGAGTTTGAGTCATAATGTCGTCTTCACTCTGGACTCACTGCTGAAGGGAGACCTGAAAGGAGTCAAAGGG gATCTGAAGAAGCCATTTGATAAAGCCTGGAAGGACTACGAGACCAAGCT ctcaaagatcgagaaggagaagagagaacaCGCTAAACAACACGGGATGATCCGGACGGAGATCACTGGAGCTGAGGTTGcagaagagatggagaaagagaggcgGCTGTTCCAGCTGCAGATGTGTGAG taTCTGATCAAAGTCAAtgagataaagacaaagaagggCGTGGACCTGCTGCAGAACCTCATCAAGTATTACCATGCTCAGTGCAG tttttttcaggATGGTTTGAAAACAGCCGACAAACTGAAGCAGTACATCGAGAAGCTGGCAGCCGACCTGTTCAAT ATCAAACAGAGTCAGGATgaagagaagaagcagctgacGACTCTCAGAGATCTCATCAAGAGCTGCTTACAGCTGGACCAGAGGGAG TCCAGGAGA gactcTCAGAGTAAACAGACTGGGTACAGTATGCACCAGCTGCAGGGAAACAAGGAGTTCGGCAGTGAGAAGAGAGGATACCTGCTGAAGAAGAGTGACGG GCTGAGGAAGGTCTGGCAGCGCAGGAAGTGTTCAGTGAAGAGCTGCACCCTCACTATCTCTCATGCTACA tctaaCAGACAGCCGGTCAGATTGAACCTGCTCACCTGTCAGGTGAAACCCAGTGCAGAGGACAAGAAATGCTTCGACCTCATTTCCC ATAATCGAACGTATCACTTCCAGGCTGAAGATGAGTCAGAGTTTGTCAG ctggGTGTCTGTGCTTACCAACAGTAAGGAGGAGGCCCTGAATGTAGCGTTTCAGGGTGGAGGTCAGAGTtcaggtgtggaggaggaggagctcacCAAGAGCATCATCGATGAGGTGCTGCGGTCGCCAGGCAACGACGCCTGCTGCGACTGTGGAGCCGCAG gtcctCGTTGGATCTCCACTAACCTTGGTGTTCTGACCTGCATCGAGTGTTCAGGGATCCACAGAGAGATGGGAGTCCACGTGTCCCGAATCCAGAGTCTGGAACTGGACAAACTGGGAACCTCTGaactgctg CTTGCTAAGAATGTTGGGAACTGTAGTTTTAATGACATCATGGAGGCGGGCCTGTTGTCCCTGAAGCCGACGCCCTCCAGTGACAT GACGGCGAGGAAGGAGTTCATCAACGCCAAGTACATCGACCGCCAGTTTGTCAGGCGTACCATCTCCATGGCGTCCAGCGGTCTGGAAGAGGTGTGTGAAGCAGTGCAGTCCAGAGACCTGCTGTCAATCATCCAGCTGTATGCTGAGGGGGTGGAGTTACTGCAGCCCCTCCCTGAACCTGGACAG gaGGCAGGAGAGACGGCATTACATCACTGTGTTCGGACAGCTGATCAGTCCTCGCTCCACCTGGTCGACTTCCTGGTTCAGAACAG tggtaACctggacggacagacggacggagGAAACACAGCTCTGcattactgttgtttgtacaacaaaccacagtgtgtgaaactgctgctgagaggaaaacCTGACCTCCACATCA ccaatcagagtggaGAGACAGCGCTGGACATTGCCCGCAGACTGAAGAACGCCCAGTGCGAAGAACCG CTGGTGGAGGCAGTTTCTGGCAGGTTCAATCCACATGTTCATGTTGAATACGAATGGAACCTGAGACTGGATGAACTGGACGAGAGTGACGATGAACTTGACGATAAG cccaGCCCGGTGAAGAGGGAGCGTTCCCTCCGTCCTCAGAGCTTCTGTCCGGCCTCCAGCGCTTCCTCTCAGGACAAGCTGTCTCTGCCGGCCTGCTTCGTTCCTCCTCACAGGGACAAACTGCGTCTCTCCTATGGGGCATTCGCCAACCCCGTCTACAGCACCTCCTCTGACAACCCTCCATCCCCCGGGCCCGACACCTCAGGACCTACACCAGCAGCCAGGAGCCAGGGGAAAG GCCCCACCACAGCCCCACCCACATCCCTTCCCCTCACCTCTCAGAttagtggaggaggaggaagctgggCAGCAGGCGGAGGAAGCTCAACCCTGAAAAAGAgaccccctccccctccacctggACACAAGCGCACCCTGTCTGACCCCCCCAGTCCAGTCCTGCAGGGACCATCAGGTAAAG gaagtgagcagACCCCCCCACCTGGAAGCAGGAGCAAGTTTGAGGggatccagcagcagcagag TACAACCTCCAGTAACACCAAGTCGACGCTGGGGCCCAGAGTTCTTCCCAAACTGCCTCAGAAAG TGGCGTTGAGGAAGATCGACACTGTCCACCTCCCATCTGTGGACAAGTCCATCCCTCCTCCAGACCTCCTCCacaaaccctcctcctcctcccagcctgACCCCCAGAAGTCTCCTCCCTTCATTGACGCCTCCCCTAAACCCTCCCCCACCCAGGTGGACTCAACCCAACGAGCCCCATTGGCTGAGAAGCCCCAGCTGTCAGACCTTCCCCCTAAGCCTCACCTGTCCGACCTCCCACCTAAGCCCCTCCTCAGAGACCTCCCCCCAAAACCCCAGATCACAGACCTCCCGCCCAAACCCGCCCTCAGAAACAAGTCTGGCAACACTCCTGTTGCTAAGGAGACACAGGGATCCAAGATGGCGGTGTTGGCTGAGAGCCAGTCATCCAACCTGCAGGGGGAGTTGTCACCTCAGCTGGttgctgatggtgatgatgagtTACCCGCCGGCGCCACAGAGACGCCCATCCCTCTGCCGCGAAAAATCAACTCT GTGAAGAACAAGATCCGCAGAGTGAAAACCATCTACGACTGTCAGGCCGACAACGATGACGAGCTCACCTTCACAGAAGGAGAGGTCATCATCGTCACAGGGGAGGAGGACCCAGAGTGGTGG GGCTGTGCAGGTGTCGGCAGCTCTGAACTCGCTGGCCTCAGGTCTTCCGGTACCACAACACACAGGTGCACCAGGTCTCCTTCACAGGTCCGACTCTGCCACGGAACGGTGCTGAAAGTTGATTGA
- the asap1a gene encoding arf-GAP with SH3 domain, ANK repeat and PH domain-containing protein 1a isoform X2: MMPDQISVCEFLSETTEDYNSPTTSSFTTRLQSCRNTVSILEEALDQDRSSLQKVKKSVKSIYSSGTEHAGNQESFSQALERLGGNNPELGAAFVKFSCLVKDLASLLKNLLQSLSHNVVFTLDSLLKGDLKGVKGDLKKPFDKAWKDYETKLSKIEKEKREHAKQHGMIRTEITGAEVAEEMEKERRLFQLQMCEYLIKVNEIKTKKGVDLLQNLIKYYHAQCSFFQDGLKTADKLKQYIEKLAADLFNIKQSQDEEKKQLTTLRDLIKSCLQLDQRESRRDSQSKQTGYSMHQLQGNKEFGSEKRGYLLKKSDGLRKVWQRRKCSVKSCTLTISHATSNRQPVRLNLLTCQVKPSAEDKKCFDLISHNRTYHFQAEDESEFVSWVSVLTNSKEEALNVAFQGGGQSSGVEEEELTKSIIDEVLRSPGNDACCDCGAAGPRWISTNLGVLTCIECSGIHREMGVHVSRIQSLELDKLGTSELLLAKNVGNCSFNDIMEAGLLSLKPTPSSDMTARKEFINAKYIDRQFVRRTISMASSGLEEVCEAVQSRDLLSIIQLYAEGVELLQPLPEPGQEAGETALHHCVRTADQSSLHLVDFLVQNSGNLDGQTDGGNTALHYCCLYNKPQCVKLLLRGKPDLHITNQSGETALDIARRLKNAQCEEPLVEAVSGRFNPHVHVEYEWNLRLDELDESDDELDDKPSPVKRERSLRPQSFCPASSASSQDKLSLPACFVPPHRDKLRLSYGAFANPVYSTSSDNPPSPGPDTSGPTPAARSQGKGPTTAPPTSLPLTSQISGGGGSWAAGGGSSTLKKRPPPPPPGHKRTLSDPPSPVLQGPSGSEQTPPPGSRSKFEGIQQQQSTTSSNTKSTLGPRVLPKLPQKVALRKIDTVHLPSVDKSIPPPDLLHKPSSSSQPDPQKSPPFIDASPKPSPTQVDSTQRAPLAEKPQLSDLPPKPHLSDLPPKPLLRDLPPKPQITDLPPKPALRNKSGNTPVAKETQGSKMAVLAESQSSNLQGELSPQLVADGDDELPAGATETPIPLPRKINSVKNKIRRVKTIYDCQADNDDELTFTEGEVIIVTGEEDPEWWGCAGVGSSELAGLRSSGTTTHRCTRSPSQVRLCHGTVLKVD, translated from the exons ATGATGCCGGACCAGATCTCAGTGTGTGAGTTCCTGTCCGAGACCACCGAGGACTACAACTCCCCCACCACGTCCAGCTTCACCACccggctgcagagctgcaggaacacCGTCAGCATCCTGGAAGAG gCTCTGGATCAGGACCGCTCATCGCTGCAGAAGGTGAAGAAGTCTGTTAAATCGATCTACAGCTCAGGAACAG AGCATGCTGGGAACCAGGAGAGCTTCAGTCAGGCTCTGGAGCGACTGGGAGGAAACAACCCTGAACTCGGAGCAGCCTTCGTTAAGTTTTCCTGCCTTGTTAAAGACCTCGCCTCTCTGCTCAAAAACCTG CTGCAGAGTTTGAGTCATAATGTCGTCTTCACTCTGGACTCACTGCTGAAGGGAGACCTGAAAGGAGTCAAAGGG gATCTGAAGAAGCCATTTGATAAAGCCTGGAAGGACTACGAGACCAAGCT ctcaaagatcgagaaggagaagagagaacaCGCTAAACAACACGGGATGATCCGGACGGAGATCACTGGAGCTGAGGTTGcagaagagatggagaaagagaggcgGCTGTTCCAGCTGCAGATGTGTGAG taTCTGATCAAAGTCAAtgagataaagacaaagaagggCGTGGACCTGCTGCAGAACCTCATCAAGTATTACCATGCTCAGTGCAG tttttttcaggATGGTTTGAAAACAGCCGACAAACTGAAGCAGTACATCGAGAAGCTGGCAGCCGACCTGTTCAAT ATCAAACAGAGTCAGGATgaagagaagaagcagctgacGACTCTCAGAGATCTCATCAAGAGCTGCTTACAGCTGGACCAGAGGGAG TCCAGGAGA gactcTCAGAGTAAACAGACTGGGTACAGTATGCACCAGCTGCAGGGAAACAAGGAGTTCGGCAGTGAGAAGAGAGGATACCTGCTGAAGAAGAGTGACGG GCTGAGGAAGGTCTGGCAGCGCAGGAAGTGTTCAGTGAAGAGCTGCACCCTCACTATCTCTCATGCTACA tctaaCAGACAGCCGGTCAGATTGAACCTGCTCACCTGTCAGGTGAAACCCAGTGCAGAGGACAAGAAATGCTTCGACCTCATTTCCC ATAATCGAACGTATCACTTCCAGGCTGAAGATGAGTCAGAGTTTGTCAG ctggGTGTCTGTGCTTACCAACAGTAAGGAGGAGGCCCTGAATGTAGCGTTTCAGGGTGGAGGTCAGAGTtcaggtgtggaggaggaggagctcacCAAGAGCATCATCGATGAGGTGCTGCGGTCGCCAGGCAACGACGCCTGCTGCGACTGTGGAGCCGCAG gtcctCGTTGGATCTCCACTAACCTTGGTGTTCTGACCTGCATCGAGTGTTCAGGGATCCACAGAGAGATGGGAGTCCACGTGTCCCGAATCCAGAGTCTGGAACTGGACAAACTGGGAACCTCTGaactgctg CTTGCTAAGAATGTTGGGAACTGTAGTTTTAATGACATCATGGAGGCGGGCCTGTTGTCCCTGAAGCCGACGCCCTCCAGTGACAT GACGGCGAGGAAGGAGTTCATCAACGCCAAGTACATCGACCGCCAGTTTGTCAGGCGTACCATCTCCATGGCGTCCAGCGGTCTGGAAGAGGTGTGTGAAGCAGTGCAGTCCAGAGACCTGCTGTCAATCATCCAGCTGTATGCTGAGGGGGTGGAGTTACTGCAGCCCCTCCCTGAACCTGGACAG gaGGCAGGAGAGACGGCATTACATCACTGTGTTCGGACAGCTGATCAGTCCTCGCTCCACCTGGTCGACTTCCTGGTTCAGAACAG tggtaACctggacggacagacggacggagGAAACACAGCTCTGcattactgttgtttgtacaacaaaccacagtgtgtgaaactgctgctgagaggaaaacCTGACCTCCACATCA ccaatcagagtggaGAGACAGCGCTGGACATTGCCCGCAGACTGAAGAACGCCCAGTGCGAAGAACCG CTGGTGGAGGCAGTTTCTGGCAGGTTCAATCCACATGTTCATGTTGAATACGAATGGAACCTGAGACTGGATGAACTGGACGAGAGTGACGATGAACTTGACGATAAG cccaGCCCGGTGAAGAGGGAGCGTTCCCTCCGTCCTCAGAGCTTCTGTCCGGCCTCCAGCGCTTCCTCTCAGGACAAGCTGTCTCTGCCGGCCTGCTTCGTTCCTCCTCACAGGGACAAACTGCGTCTCTCCTATGGGGCATTCGCCAACCCCGTCTACAGCACCTCCTCTGACAACCCTCCATCCCCCGGGCCCGACACCTCAGGACCTACACCAGCAGCCAGGAGCCAGGGGAAAG GCCCCACCACAGCCCCACCCACATCCCTTCCCCTCACCTCTCAGAttagtggaggaggaggaagctgggCAGCAGGCGGAGGAAGCTCAACCCTGAAAAAGAgaccccctccccctccacctggACACAAGCGCACCCTGTCTGACCCCCCCAGTCCAGTCCTGCAGGGACCATCAG gaagtgagcagACCCCCCCACCTGGAAGCAGGAGCAAGTTTGAGGggatccagcagcagcagag TACAACCTCCAGTAACACCAAGTCGACGCTGGGGCCCAGAGTTCTTCCCAAACTGCCTCAGAAAG TGGCGTTGAGGAAGATCGACACTGTCCACCTCCCATCTGTGGACAAGTCCATCCCTCCTCCAGACCTCCTCCacaaaccctcctcctcctcccagcctgACCCCCAGAAGTCTCCTCCCTTCATTGACGCCTCCCCTAAACCCTCCCCCACCCAGGTGGACTCAACCCAACGAGCCCCATTGGCTGAGAAGCCCCAGCTGTCAGACCTTCCCCCTAAGCCTCACCTGTCCGACCTCCCACCTAAGCCCCTCCTCAGAGACCTCCCCCCAAAACCCCAGATCACAGACCTCCCGCCCAAACCCGCCCTCAGAAACAAGTCTGGCAACACTCCTGTTGCTAAGGAGACACAGGGATCCAAGATGGCGGTGTTGGCTGAGAGCCAGTCATCCAACCTGCAGGGGGAGTTGTCACCTCAGCTGGttgctgatggtgatgatgagtTACCCGCCGGCGCCACAGAGACGCCCATCCCTCTGCCGCGAAAAATCAACTCT GTGAAGAACAAGATCCGCAGAGTGAAAACCATCTACGACTGTCAGGCCGACAACGATGACGAGCTCACCTTCACAGAAGGAGAGGTCATCATCGTCACAGGGGAGGAGGACCCAGAGTGGTGG GGCTGTGCAGGTGTCGGCAGCTCTGAACTCGCTGGCCTCAGGTCTTCCGGTACCACAACACACAGGTGCACCAGGTCTCCTTCACAGGTCCGACTCTGCCACGGAACGGTGCTGAAAGTTGATTGA
- the asap1a gene encoding arf-GAP with SH3 domain, ANK repeat and PH domain-containing protein 1a isoform X4: MMPDQISVCEFLSETTEDYNSPTTSSFTTRLQSCRNTVSILEEALDQDRSSLQKVKKSVKSIYSSGTEHAGNQESFSQALERLGGNNPELGAAFVKFSCLVKDLASLLKNLLQSLSHNVVFTLDSLLKGDLKGVKGDLKKPFDKAWKDYETKLSKIEKEKREHAKQHGMIRTEITGAEVAEEMEKERRLFQLQMCEYLIKVNEIKTKKGVDLLQNLIKYYHAQCSFFQDGLKTADKLKQYIEKLAADLFNIKQSQDEEKKQLTTLRDLIKSCLQLDQRESRRDSQSKQTGYSMHQLQGNKEFGSEKRGYLLKKSDGLRKVWQRRKCSVKSCTLTISHATSNRQPVRLNLLTCQVKPSAEDKKCFDLISHNRTYHFQAEDESEFVSKEEALNVAFQGGGQSSGVEEEELTKSIIDEVLRSPGNDACCDCGAAGPRWISTNLGVLTCIECSGIHREMGVHVSRIQSLELDKLGTSELLLAKNVGNCSFNDIMEAGLLSLKPTPSSDMTARKEFINAKYIDRQFVRRTISMASSGLEEVCEAVQSRDLLSIIQLYAEGVELLQPLPEPGQEAGETALHHCVRTADQSSLHLVDFLVQNSGNLDGQTDGGNTALHYCCLYNKPQCVKLLLRGKPDLHITNQSGETALDIARRLKNAQCEEPLVEAVSGRFNPHVHVEYEWNLRLDELDESDDELDDKPSPVKRERSLRPQSFCPASSASSQDKLSLPACFVPPHRDKLRLSYGAFANPVYSTSSDNPPSPGPDTSGPTPAARSQGKGPTTAPPTSLPLTSQISGGGGSWAAGGGSSTLKKRPPPPPPGHKRTLSDPPSPVLQGPSGKGSEQTPPPGSRSKFEGIQQQQSTTSSNTKSTLGPRVLPKLPQKVALRKIDTVHLPSVDKSIPPPDLLHKPSSSSQPDPQKSPPFIDASPKPSPTQVDSTQRAPLAEKPQLSDLPPKPHLSDLPPKPLLRDLPPKPQITDLPPKPALRNKSGNTPVAKETQGSKMAVLAESQSSNLQGELSPQLVADGDDELPAGATETPIPLPRKINSVKNKIRRVKTIYDCQADNDDELTFTEGEVIIVTGEEDPEWWGCAGVGSSELAGLRSSGTTTHRCTRSPSQVRLCHGTVLKVD; the protein is encoded by the exons ATGATGCCGGACCAGATCTCAGTGTGTGAGTTCCTGTCCGAGACCACCGAGGACTACAACTCCCCCACCACGTCCAGCTTCACCACccggctgcagagctgcaggaacacCGTCAGCATCCTGGAAGAG gCTCTGGATCAGGACCGCTCATCGCTGCAGAAGGTGAAGAAGTCTGTTAAATCGATCTACAGCTCAGGAACAG AGCATGCTGGGAACCAGGAGAGCTTCAGTCAGGCTCTGGAGCGACTGGGAGGAAACAACCCTGAACTCGGAGCAGCCTTCGTTAAGTTTTCCTGCCTTGTTAAAGACCTCGCCTCTCTGCTCAAAAACCTG CTGCAGAGTTTGAGTCATAATGTCGTCTTCACTCTGGACTCACTGCTGAAGGGAGACCTGAAAGGAGTCAAAGGG gATCTGAAGAAGCCATTTGATAAAGCCTGGAAGGACTACGAGACCAAGCT ctcaaagatcgagaaggagaagagagaacaCGCTAAACAACACGGGATGATCCGGACGGAGATCACTGGAGCTGAGGTTGcagaagagatggagaaagagaggcgGCTGTTCCAGCTGCAGATGTGTGAG taTCTGATCAAAGTCAAtgagataaagacaaagaagggCGTGGACCTGCTGCAGAACCTCATCAAGTATTACCATGCTCAGTGCAG tttttttcaggATGGTTTGAAAACAGCCGACAAACTGAAGCAGTACATCGAGAAGCTGGCAGCCGACCTGTTCAAT ATCAAACAGAGTCAGGATgaagagaagaagcagctgacGACTCTCAGAGATCTCATCAAGAGCTGCTTACAGCTGGACCAGAGGGAG TCCAGGAGA gactcTCAGAGTAAACAGACTGGGTACAGTATGCACCAGCTGCAGGGAAACAAGGAGTTCGGCAGTGAGAAGAGAGGATACCTGCTGAAGAAGAGTGACGG GCTGAGGAAGGTCTGGCAGCGCAGGAAGTGTTCAGTGAAGAGCTGCACCCTCACTATCTCTCATGCTACA tctaaCAGACAGCCGGTCAGATTGAACCTGCTCACCTGTCAGGTGAAACCCAGTGCAGAGGACAAGAAATGCTTCGACCTCATTTCCC ATAATCGAACGTATCACTTCCAGGCTGAAGATGAGTCAGAGTTTGTCAG TAAGGAGGAGGCCCTGAATGTAGCGTTTCAGGGTGGAGGTCAGAGTtcaggtgtggaggaggaggagctcacCAAGAGCATCATCGATGAGGTGCTGCGGTCGCCAGGCAACGACGCCTGCTGCGACTGTGGAGCCGCAG gtcctCGTTGGATCTCCACTAACCTTGGTGTTCTGACCTGCATCGAGTGTTCAGGGATCCACAGAGAGATGGGAGTCCACGTGTCCCGAATCCAGAGTCTGGAACTGGACAAACTGGGAACCTCTGaactgctg CTTGCTAAGAATGTTGGGAACTGTAGTTTTAATGACATCATGGAGGCGGGCCTGTTGTCCCTGAAGCCGACGCCCTCCAGTGACAT GACGGCGAGGAAGGAGTTCATCAACGCCAAGTACATCGACCGCCAGTTTGTCAGGCGTACCATCTCCATGGCGTCCAGCGGTCTGGAAGAGGTGTGTGAAGCAGTGCAGTCCAGAGACCTGCTGTCAATCATCCAGCTGTATGCTGAGGGGGTGGAGTTACTGCAGCCCCTCCCTGAACCTGGACAG gaGGCAGGAGAGACGGCATTACATCACTGTGTTCGGACAGCTGATCAGTCCTCGCTCCACCTGGTCGACTTCCTGGTTCAGAACAG tggtaACctggacggacagacggacggagGAAACACAGCTCTGcattactgttgtttgtacaacaaaccacagtgtgtgaaactgctgctgagaggaaaacCTGACCTCCACATCA ccaatcagagtggaGAGACAGCGCTGGACATTGCCCGCAGACTGAAGAACGCCCAGTGCGAAGAACCG CTGGTGGAGGCAGTTTCTGGCAGGTTCAATCCACATGTTCATGTTGAATACGAATGGAACCTGAGACTGGATGAACTGGACGAGAGTGACGATGAACTTGACGATAAG cccaGCCCGGTGAAGAGGGAGCGTTCCCTCCGTCCTCAGAGCTTCTGTCCGGCCTCCAGCGCTTCCTCTCAGGACAAGCTGTCTCTGCCGGCCTGCTTCGTTCCTCCTCACAGGGACAAACTGCGTCTCTCCTATGGGGCATTCGCCAACCCCGTCTACAGCACCTCCTCTGACAACCCTCCATCCCCCGGGCCCGACACCTCAGGACCTACACCAGCAGCCAGGAGCCAGGGGAAAG GCCCCACCACAGCCCCACCCACATCCCTTCCCCTCACCTCTCAGAttagtggaggaggaggaagctgggCAGCAGGCGGAGGAAGCTCAACCCTGAAAAAGAgaccccctccccctccacctggACACAAGCGCACCCTGTCTGACCCCCCCAGTCCAGTCCTGCAGGGACCATCAGGTAAAG gaagtgagcagACCCCCCCACCTGGAAGCAGGAGCAAGTTTGAGGggatccagcagcagcagag TACAACCTCCAGTAACACCAAGTCGACGCTGGGGCCCAGAGTTCTTCCCAAACTGCCTCAGAAAG TGGCGTTGAGGAAGATCGACACTGTCCACCTCCCATCTGTGGACAAGTCCATCCCTCCTCCAGACCTCCTCCacaaaccctcctcctcctcccagcctgACCCCCAGAAGTCTCCTCCCTTCATTGACGCCTCCCCTAAACCCTCCCCCACCCAGGTGGACTCAACCCAACGAGCCCCATTGGCTGAGAAGCCCCAGCTGTCAGACCTTCCCCCTAAGCCTCACCTGTCCGACCTCCCACCTAAGCCCCTCCTCAGAGACCTCCCCCCAAAACCCCAGATCACAGACCTCCCGCCCAAACCCGCCCTCAGAAACAAGTCTGGCAACACTCCTGTTGCTAAGGAGACACAGGGATCCAAGATGGCGGTGTTGGCTGAGAGCCAGTCATCCAACCTGCAGGGGGAGTTGTCACCTCAGCTGGttgctgatggtgatgatgagtTACCCGCCGGCGCCACAGAGACGCCCATCCCTCTGCCGCGAAAAATCAACTCT GTGAAGAACAAGATCCGCAGAGTGAAAACCATCTACGACTGTCAGGCCGACAACGATGACGAGCTCACCTTCACAGAAGGAGAGGTCATCATCGTCACAGGGGAGGAGGACCCAGAGTGGTGG GGCTGTGCAGGTGTCGGCAGCTCTGAACTCGCTGGCCTCAGGTCTTCCGGTACCACAACACACAGGTGCACCAGGTCTCCTTCACAGGTCCGACTCTGCCACGGAACGGTGCTGAAAGTTGATTGA